From a region of the Kwoniella mangroviensis CBS 8507 chromosome 1 map unlocalized Ctg01, whole genome shotgun sequence genome:
- a CDS encoding mitochondrial 54S ribosomal uL1m domain-containing protein, whose amino-acid sequence MPRHDTFSPSQSQLSLSTVSTSTTSDTDPCNSASHGSVVNPDTSDTQVQVPRSRPKRDKTDPLDPYEEYFIQQAKLFKHLEKRYSKFQKKQKEEQARARDNRLNRKHTPAPAPVKPKKKKDKQRIASNSDSDTSNSSSTSSAETDNMIGSSVAAIRGQAGKAVAQAVRPAISITRASSPAASASFSSTASTSVRSQKLQTKKKKFVNPDAMTATEAVRVLRALEIANPTSSYSLTLSTKSTKSSLPIRGHFHLPLDPRRSSETILVFAEPSSTSSTLAKQAGAAYVGGEELFESVLSGKISPTRCLATPGMMPQVTRNLARYLGPKGLMPVAKRGLVGEGEELAEKIRDAAGRMEYRADKEGLVRIPVARMDFEIPSIENNIRSFIQTVRDNQSAGTTDDAVTNAAKKKKKGSSITAARIETTHGPSIEINDVL is encoded by the exons ATGCCACGTCATGACACCTTCTCACCTTCGCAAAGTCaactttctctctcaacAGTCTCAACCTCGACCACCTCCGACACAGATCCATGCAACTCGGCATCTCATGGCTCAGTGGTCAACCCCGACACCTCTGATACCCAAGTGCAAGTACCACGCAGCAGACCCAAAAGGGATAAAACAGATCCCCTAGATCCCTACGAGGAATATTTCATCCAGCAAGCCAAACTCTTCAAGCACCTGGAAAAGAGATATAGCAAATTTCAgaaaaagcagaaagaggaaCAAGCTCGTGCGAGGGACAACAGGCTCAATAGGAAACatacacctgcacctgctCCGGTAAAACCtaagaagaaaaaggacaAACAGCGAATAGCCAGTAACTCGGATAGTGATACTTCGAATTCTTCCAGTACATCTTCTGCAGAAACAGACAATATGATAGGATCAAGTGTTGCTGCTATCAGGGGACAAGCCGGGAAGGCGGTAGCTCAAGCTGTC CGTCCGGCAATCTCGATTACTCGAGCCTCCTCACCAGCTGCTTCCgcatctttctcctctacCGCTTCTACCTCTGTTCGAAGTCAGAAACTtcagaccaagaagaagaagtttgtTAACCCAGATGCCATGACTGCCACAGAAGCTGTCCGAGTATTACGA GCACTTGAAATCGCCAATCCCACATCATCCTATTCATTGACGCTATCTACCAAatcaaccaaatcatctcttcctATCAGAGGACATTTCCACTTACCTCTTGACCCCCGACGATCCTCAGAGACCATCCTGGTATTTGCCGAACCCAGTTCAACTTCGTCGACATTAGCTAAACAGGCAGGTGCAGCTTATGTCGGTGGAGAAGAGTTGTTCGAATCGGTACTGTCGGGTAAGATCTCGCCAACGAGATGTTTGGCCACTCCCGGTATGATGCCTCAGGTGACAAGGAATCTGGCGAGATATCTTGGTCCAAAAGGTTTGATGCCAGTGGCTAAAAGAGGGTTggtaggagaaggtgaagaattggcTGAAAAGATTAGAGACGCAGCTGGTAGAATGGAATATAGAGCCGATAAGGAGGGGTTGGTCAGGATTC CCGTCGCACGA ATGGATTTTGAAATACCTTCCATCGAGAACAACATCCGATCTTTCATCCAGACAGTCAGGGATAATCAATCAGCAGGTACGACTGACGATGCCGTTACGAATGccgccaagaagaagaagaaag GATCTTCCATCACTGCTGCTAGGATAGAAACCACCCATGGACCAAGTATCGAGATCAATGATGTCTTGTAG
- a CDS encoding pyruvate kinase: protein MPFALGHHPPSRPLTPSPPKNQPARLPYDPIPISREHRSSIGGPPNFNMTSSAFVSNTPTTQLAWQASLNTTFNEMTPEQKFFRKTSIIATIGPKTNNVDTLVKLADAGMNIVRMNFSHGSYEYHQSVIDNARAAAAKSPNGRPLAIALDTKGPEIRTGLMKDDTDVPIDAGHEFWVTTDKSFAESGTAEQIYMDYTNLPKVTAPGKLIYVDDGILSLQVVSIDGEKIRVKSLNSGTLSSRKGVNLPKTAVDLPALSEKDKSDLAFGVKNGVDMIFASFIRSGNDVKEIRKVLGTEGANIKIIVKIENEQGVTNFDEILKETDGVMVARGDLGIEIPASQVFMAQKMMIAKCNVAGKPVICATQMLESMTYNPRPTRAEVSDVANAVMDGADCVMLSGETAKGKYPIEAVKMMAETAYLAERAIAYPHLFDQLRSLTPRPTETAETLALSAVAAAIEQDAGAIIVLSTSGVSARLLSKYRPECPIICVTRNQQTARQLHLSRGVYPVWYPEPRGIPGDKWQIDVDNRIRYGLRVALQLAIVKPEATVMAVQGWKGGLGHTNTLRILSVPADPADLDLHSIDRED from the exons ATGCCATTTGCTCTCGGGCATCACCCACCTTCACGACCTCTCACTCCCTCACCACCCAAAAATCAACCTGCCCGTCTGCCATATgacccaatcccaatctctcGCGAACATAGGTCATCTATCGGAGGTCCACCCAATTTCAACATGACTTCAAGTGCTTTCGTTTCCAACACCCCTACCACCCAGCTTGCCTGGCAAGCGTCTCTCAACACCACATTTAATGAGATGACCCCAGAGCAAAAGTTCTTCAGAAAG ACATCCATCATTGCTACCATTGGTCCTAAAACCAACAATGTAGACACCCTCGTCAAGCTCGCTGATGCTGGTATGAACATTG TCCGAATGAACTTCTCCCACGGTTCATACGAATACCACCAATCGGTCATTGACAACGCCCGAGCTGCCGCTGCCAAGAGCCCCAACGGTCGACCATTGGCTATCGCTCTCGACACCAAAGGTCCAGAGATCAGAACTGgtttgatgaaggatgaCACTGAT GTCCCTATTGACGCTGGTCACGAGTTCTGGGTTACCACCGACAAGTCCTTCGCTGAATCCGGTACCGCCGAGCAAATTTACATGGACTAC ACCAACCTTCCTAAAGTTACTGCTCCCGGTAAACTCatatatgttgatgatg GTATCCTCTCCCTCCAAGTCGTTTCAATCGACGGCGAGAAGATCCGAGTCAAGTCCCTCAACTCCGGTACCCTCTCATCTCGAAAGGGTGTCAACCTCCCCAAGACCGCTGTCGACTTACCAGCTCTTTCAGAAAAGGACAAATCAGATTTGGCTTTCGGTGTCAAGAACGGTGTAGACATGATCTTCGCTTCGTTTATCCGATCCGGTAACGATGTCAAAGAAATCAGAAAGGTCCTCGGTACTGAAGGTGCtaacatcaagatcatcgtcaagaTCGAGAACGAACAAGGTGTCACCAACTTTGATGAGATTTTGAAGGAAACCGATGGTGTCATGGTTGCtagaggtgatttgggtatcGAGATCCCAGCAAGTCAAGTCTTCATGGctcagaagatgatgattgccAAATGTAACGTTGCTGGTAAACCCGTTATCTGTGCTACTCAGATgctcgag TCTATGACC TACAACCCTCGACCTACTCGAGCTGAGGTTTCAGATGTTGCCAACGCCGTCATGGATGGTGCCGACTGTGTCATGCTTTCAGGTGAAACTGCCAAGGGTAAATACCCTATCGAAGCTG TCAAGATGATGGCCGAGACTGCTTACCTCGCCGAGAGAGCTATCGCCTACCCCCACTTATTCGACCAACTCCGAAGTCTCACCCCTCGACCTACCGAGACTGCCGAGACTCTTGCTCTGTCCGCCGTCGCTGCTGCCATTGAGCAAGACGCCGGAGCCATCATCGTATTGTCGACCAGTGGTGTTTCCGCTAGACTTCTCTCCAAGTACAGACCTGAATGCCCTATCATCTGTG TCACTCGAAACCAACAAACTGCCCGACAACTTCACTTGTCTCGAGGAGTGTACCCCGTATGGTACCCCGAGCCTCGAGGTATCCCCGGTGACAAATGGCAAATCGACGTTGACAACCGAATCAG ATATGGTCTCCGAGTTGCCCTTCAGCTTGCTATCGTCAAGCCAGAGGCTACGGTCATGGCTGTccaaggatggaaaggtggTCTCGGTCAC ACCAACACCCTCCGAATCCTCAGCGTTCCCGCTGATCCCGCGGACCTCGACCTCCACTCCATCGACAGAGAAGATTAG